In Equus quagga isolate Etosha38 chromosome 14, UCLA_HA_Equagga_1.0, whole genome shotgun sequence, one DNA window encodes the following:
- the ZNF699 gene encoding zinc finger protein 699 codes for MEEERTAAESRKNMDSVVFEDVAVDFTQEEWDLLNLAQRNLYRDVMLENLQNLASLGYPLHTPCLISHWKQEEDLERVKRGPIQGEHQEGFETQLKTNESVTPQNIYGEKTSKEQKTVRFKRSDSWSSILHKNWKYHGIDYLNKNHERHLRSHVVENIYECNEENQCGQTFSQIPNLNILKRTEVKSYECHECKKAFTDHSSLKNHIRSHTGSKPYQCKECGKAFHFLACFKKHVKTPTEEKPYECKECTRAFSCSSFYRAHMKIHTGKTNYECKECGKTFSCSSSLTEHKRIHSGDKPYECKECGKAFSCSSSLSKHKRIHSGDKPYECKECGKAFSSSSHLIIHIRIHTGEKPYECKECGKAFSESSKLTVHVRTHTGEKPYKCKECGKAYNCPSSLSIHMRKHTGEKPYECLECGKAFYLPTSLNTHVKNQSREKPYECKECGKAFSCPSSFRAHVKDHTGKIQYECKECGKAFSRSSSLTEHLRTHSGEKPYECKECGKAFISSSHLTVHIRTHTGEKPYECKKCGKAFIYPSALRIHMRTHTGEKPYECKECGKAFRHSSYLTVHARMHTGEKPFECLECGKAFSCPSSFRRHVRSHTGEKPYECKECGKAFVCPAYFRRHLKTHSRENM; via the exons atggaggaagaaagaacagCTGCTGAATCACGGAAAAATATG GACTCAGTGGTCTTTGAGGATGTGGCTGTGGACTTCACTCAGGAGGAGTGGGATTTGCTGAATCTTGCTCAGAGGAACctctacagagatgtgatgctggAAAACTTGCAGAACCTGGCCTCACTAG GATATCCACTGCACACACCCTGTTTGATCTCCCATTGGAAACAAGAGGAGGACCTGGAGAGAGTGAAGAGAGGACCTATCCAGGGGGAGCATCAGGAAG gttttgAGACCCAACTTAAAACTAATGAATCAGTCACTCcacaaaatatttatggagaaaaaaCATCCAAGGAACAGAAAACAGTAAGATTCAAAAGGAGTGATTCCTGGTCATCCATTTTGCACAAAAACTGGAAATACCATGGTATTGATTATCTGAACAAAAATCATGAGAGACATTTGAG aagtcatGTGGTTGAGAACATCTATGAATGCAATGAAGAAAATCAGTGTGGACAAACCTTCAGCCAAATTCCAAATCTTAATATACTCAAGAGAACTGAAGTAAAATCCTATGAATGCCATGAGTGTAAAAAGGCCTTCACAGATCATTCATCCCTTAAGAATCACATCAGGTCTCACACTGGAAGCAAACCCTAtcaatgtaaggaatgtgggaaagcgtTCCATTTTCTCGCTTGTTTTAAGAAACATGTGAAAACTCCCACTgaagagaaaccctatgaatgtaaagaatgtacCAGAGCCTTCAGTTGTTCTTCATTCTATCGGGCACATATGAAGATTCACACCGGAAAGACAAattatgaatgtaaagaatgtgggaaaaccttTAGCTGTTCTTCGTCCCTCACAGAACACAAAAGAATTCATAGTGGAGATAAGCcttatgaatgtaaggaatgtgggaaggcctttagttGTTCCTCCTCACTCTCCAAACACAAAAGAATTCATAGTGGAGATAAGCCATATGAATGTAaggagtgtgggaaggcctttagttCTTCCTCTCATCTTATAATACATataagaattcatactggagagaagcctTATGAATGTAAagagtgtgggaaggccttcagcgAGTCCTCAAAACTCACTGTACATGTCCGAAcacatacaggagagaaaccctacaaatgtaaggaatgtgggaaagcctacAACTGTCCCTCCTCGTTAAGTATCCATATGAGAAaacacactggagagaaaccctacgaATGTCTGGAGTGTGGAAAAGCCTTTTATCTCCCTACTTCCCTTAATACGCATGTGAAAAATCAAAGTagagagaaaccctatgagtgtaaggaatgtggaaaagcATTTAGTTGTCCTTCATCCTTTAGAGCACATGTGAAAGATCACACTGGAAAGATACaatatgaatgtaaggaatgtgggaaggcctttagtcGTTCCTCATCCCTCACTGAACACTTGAGAACTCACAGTGGAGAGAAGCcttatgaatgtaaggaatgtgggaaagcgtTTATTAGTTCCTCCCACCTTACAGTACATataagaactcacactggagagaaaccttatgaatgtaagaaatgtgggaaagcctttatttatCCTTCAGCCCTTAGGATCCATATGAGAAcacacactggggagaaaccctatgaatgtaaggaatgtgggaaagcctttcgCCATTCTTCATACCTTACTGTACATGCAAGAATGCACACcggagagaaaccctttgaatgtctggaatgtgggaaagccttcagttgTCCCTCATCCTTTCGAAGACATGTCAGAagccacactggagagaaaccgtatgaatgtaaggaatgtgggaaagcctttgttTGTCCTGCCTACTTTCGAAGACATCTGAAAACTCACTCTAGAGAAAACATGTAA
- the LOC124252577 gene encoding olfactory receptor 18-like, producing MGPKNLTRVSEFLLMGLSDDLELQPLLFGLFLSMYLVTVLGNLLIILTISSDSHLHTPMYFFLSNLSLADIGFTSTTIPKMMVDIHTHSRVISYVGCLTQMSFFTLFGCLDSLLLNVMAYDRFVAICRPLHYLVIMKPRLCGLLVLVSFFISLLYSHLHSLIVSQLTFFMDVEIPHFFCDPSQLFNLACFEIPISNILMYFIAAIFGGVPLTGILFSYYKIVSSILRVPSAGGKYKAFSTCGSHLSVVCLFYGTGLGVYLSSVASHSPKKSAVASVMYTVVTPMLNPFIYSLRNRDIKTAMQRLLRRTV from the coding sequence ATGGGACCAAAGAATCTAACACGTGTCTCAGAATTCCTCCTCATGGGCCTCTCAGATGACCTGGAactccagcctctcctcttcgGCCTGTTCCTGTCCATGTATCTGGTCACTGTGCTTGGGAACCTACTCATCATCCTGACCATCAGCtctgactcccacctccacacccccatgtacttcttcctctccaacctgTCCTTGGCTGACATTGGTTTCACCTCCACCACAATCCCCAAGATGATGGTGGACATCCACACTCACAGCAGAGTCATCTCCTATGTGGGCTGCCTGACTCAGATgtctttttttactctttttggaTGTTTGGACAGTCTCCTCCTGAatgtgatggcctatgaccgatTTGTGGCCATCTGCCGCCCCTTGCACTACCTGGTCATCATGAAGCCCCGCCTCTGTGGTCTGCTGGTTTTGGTATCTTTTTTCATCAGTCTTTTGTACTCTCATCTGCACAGTTTGATTGTGTCACAACTTACCTTCTTCATGGATGTGGAAATCCCACATTTCTTTTGTGACCCTTCTCAGCTATTCAACCTTGCCTGTTTTGAAATCCCCATCAGTaacatattaatgtattttattgcTGCTATTTTTGGTGGTGTTCCACTCACAGGGATCCTTTTCTCTTACTATAAAATTGTTTCCTCCATTCTGAGAGTCCCCTCAGCAGGTGGGAAGTacaaggccttctccacctgtggctcTCATCTGTctgttgtttgcttattttatggAACAGGACTTGGTGTATACCTCAGTTCTGTTGCTTCACATTCCCCCAAGAAGAGTGCTGTGGCCTCAGTGATGTACACTGTGGtcacccccatgctgaaccccttcatctacagcctgaggaacagggACATCAAGACAGCCATGCAGAGGCTCCTCAGAAGAACAGTGTAA